CGATCAGCGCCCCTTACCTCTAGCTTAGTTAGTCCTGGATTCAAGTCTCTGGGCCCTGGCCTTCTTTGTGCAAAGCTGACTCCCCTGGCAAGCTGGAGGCCAAGATGTAGCAGCCTTCCCTTGTAGTTTGGAGAAGTGGGGGATGGGCAGATTACAATTACTTCTCCAGGTGGACTCATcataaaaaggcaagaaaacaattCTGGAGTTTAAGTCAATAAGCTCCAGGTGTACCTGCCAAACAGATCAggaaatttattatctttttcagCTTAGCTTCTGACTCTAAAAATTACAGTGGCATGTACCTCATACTGTCAGCAGGGGACACCAAATAGTTTTGGGGAAGTGGGAAGGTATAGGAATGCCAAGAGAGGAttttctttcccccttctctccttttctctctttcttcttttggtggggggagggagattcctctctgtctccccccAAAATAGGATGAGCTGAAGAAAGAATCACAACATGTagtattttatatgcatattatataattCAGAAGtgctattaatatttcaaaagaatcagtATACGCCACCAGCAGAAGTATTTCCTGGCTTGGCAGAATGCTTTCCATAGTCAGATTTAGGAAGTTTTTCTGttgttctccatttcttctgtcATAAAAGTGTCTAGACTAGGGGTAAGTCACAGGCTCCCAGAACTGGGCAGTACCTTGGCGAGCAATGCAGAGGTGAGGTGGGGATCTGTGTGGAAAGAACCCGGCGCTGGGAGTCAGGCCCGCGTTCAGATCCAAGCTCTGCCACCTGCTATGTGACACTGGAAAGTGACGGAGGCTTTTggagtctgtttcctcacctggaaaacAGGGCAGATAGCCTTTCCACAAGGGGACCTGGCTCATAGaatgtgctcagtaaatggttcctccctccccaacatGACAACCCAAAGCCTATAGGCAGTGGGTGTGTATGGGGCTGGTGGGCTTGCCCACCTGAGCCGTAGGTAAGGAGGGGCCTCCAGTGCCCTCTCACTTCATCTTTGGTGGTTTGGGCATCACCCCTGAGCGGGCTCAGGGCAAGTATCACAGAGGCTAACGCTGCCCATCTGCTCAGCAGATAAACATCAGAGTCAAGGCATGAAGACTCAGCAGCTGTCTCCAACCTTCCATGACATATTAGGTCCCAGTCAAGATCACGGCCCGGGGCCAGAGCACAGACAGAACAGGGATGAAAGCAAGCTCTTCTCCTACTCCACCACTGTAAGTCTCCCCCGCTTTGTCGAAAGAGAAGAGACCCTTTCCAACCGGGTCAATGAAAGTCTGCGCTGGGATGGCATTCTCGCCGATCCAGAGGCTGAGAAGGAAAGGATTCGCATTTACAAGCTGAACCGGAGGAAGCGGTACCGAATTTGGGCCCTGAAGGGCTTCCACTCTGACCCCGGTGCCGCGGAGACCCCCGAGGACCCAGCCTACTTCTCAGATCAGGACAGTGGCAGCAGCGGGCACCTGACGGCCGAGGGCCCCAGCCACTGCTCAGAAGGAAACCTCATGTctacggccataccaccctgaatgtGCCCAGTCTCATCTGATCTCGGAAGCCAAGTGGGGTAGGGCCTGGTTAATACTTGGATGGGAGAAGGAAACCTTATCCCGAAGCTCCTCCACTCTGACTTCCCTGCTGCTCTGCTGGAGCCAAAGCCCACCCATGACCCGGACAAGCTTATGATTTATCCTTCCCACCAGTCTATGTGTTAAAACTATgtctatacataaataaaaggaaatcagacTTATTTCTGAAGGAAGCAGGTGTCTGGTGGGTTGATGAGCTCAGTTCGCCTTCCACCAAGATGTCTTTCAATGGCCCAGGAAAGCCACAGCTCCTTAAGAGTGTTAAGCAGGTCAATGAACAAAATTCTCTTCTGAATGtcctttttttctcaaataagCTGGCATTACTTTGTTATTTAATTTCCCATCACTTAGATATCTATAGTCTCCTCCAcccacaaaaaaaagacaaagtgggTAGATAGTATCAAttctaaatctatttttaaaaaatatttatttggctgccattgggtcttagttatggcactcGGATCTTTCATTTGGTGCtcaggctcctctctagttgtgactcCTGGGCTTAGTTTCCCCCCGCCGAGCCTGggcaatcttagttccccaaccaggaatcaaacccaggtcccttgcactggaaggcggatttttatccactggaccgccagggaagtccctcaattctagtgttagtcgctcggttgtgtccgactctttgtgaccttatgaactgtagcccgtcaggctcctctgtccatgggattctccaggtaagaatacgggagtgggttgccatatcctcctccaggggatcttcccaacccagggatcaaacctgggtctcctgcattgcaggcaaattctttacagtccgagccaccagggaagttcctcagtTCCAAATCTTAAACTAATTTCATGGGTAAAATTCCTCACAGAGCATATTTTCAGAGGCCCAAGGAAAAGGTCCTGACTAGCCTGGAGACTTCTTTTTTAGTTAAATATACTCACCGCCCTTTTGTGGCCTTCAGAATAAGGGAGTTCCAGAGCATCCTCTATGGGAGGTTATTATGCAAAGTCTCAAAAGGAATATTGCTTCTCATCAATATGGTCCTCCTCTAATCCCCCAAGTTCTGGAGCATTCAAAACGCCCCGCAGTACTACTTGTTCTAAGTTAATGTTCTTCTTGTCTACAAATACTGGGTGAGGGCCATGTGCTGCCTTAGTCTGGGTTCTTCCAGAAGCAGACAAAGACTCCACCGCAAGTAGACGATCTGGGAGGTGAAGGAGGGACCAGCGGAGGGGATGCAGGGGAGGGGAAATGGCCAGTCCAGGGAGACTAGAAAACCAGCTCCACACCGAGCAACTGGACCTCAACCCCACAGGGAAACTCCGTCAGGATGACCCGGCCTGAAGACGAGGGAGCCCGGGTGTCATGCTCCCCAGAGGCATTGGCGGAGGGGCACTGGGGAGTGTTGGTTTCTGGGCATTTCCAGCCTGCCACACAAGGGCTAGAGGCCAGTCTCACCTGTGGGGGAACCGCCCTCTGGCACAAAGATGCAGCCGTAAGGTTCTGAGAGGTCGAGGTGATCTCTAGGGTAGCACTGGACACCCCTGTCAGCACCATACAGGCCCCGAGAGGGACACAGTGGACGTGAGGCTCCAGCCTCACGTAAGGAGGTAAAGGCGTGCAGGGTACTCAGGAGAAGTCGAAATCCAACACAAAACATCACAGAAGGCTTATTTAAAACTTAAGAGAAAGTGGTATGAGCCGAGCACGTAGGCACATTCTAGCCACCTGACCAGCCCTAAAGGTTGAAACCCACCCCCTTGGTACCACCCAAGCCAGGTGCAAATCATAAACCCGATTATTTCTGAGCTGTGCTGACCAGCTGATACATTCTGCTGTAGAGATAGCTCACGGGCACGCAGGCTTGTTCATCTTTGTAAAGAGATTCATAGTGTAGTTCTGGAGACGAGTATGCAGGCCCCCGGCAGACAGGCTTGTTCATCTTTGTAAAGAGATTCATAGTGTAGTTCTGGAGACGAGTATGCAGGCCCCCGGCAGACAGGGCAGCCCCTTAAAAGGTCCAGTGTCAGGGTTTTCACGTCTTGGCCACCAGACCCTACAAGATACACTGAAGAGGCTTTCAGAAGAGCCCTTCCTCCCCTGGAGATGAGGTTAGCAGCCTGGCCTGGCACGGACCATCCCTATGCCAAGGCCAGGCTGGTCCCGTGCTCTCGGGTTGTGGGGCACCCATGGAGTCGAGCAGAGGGGACCCCAGGGCTCGGGCACGGCTCCGTGGTTGGGAAAACATGGAAGTGTGCTAAGACCCAGCCTTGGGCCTCGCCCGGTGCACCAGGTTCAAGGTAAAGACAGCAGAGGGTGGGACAACTGAGTTGGCATTTCCTGTGCCTTCTGGCTCCACCAAGGTGGGGGGAAGTGCATGGAGGAAACGGAGGGCACAGCCGCCTCAGGAAGTCATGGTCGCTTTGCACTGTCTGCCAGgcagggtgggggttggggtggccTGTGGTCACCTTTCTGCCTGAGGTGTTCTGAGATAGTGGGGGAAGTGATAGGCTTTGACCTCAGAGCTGCGTTTTTCTCTTTCGCACCACACACTACCTGTGTGACCTCAAATTGCTCAACCTATCTGAGGCTTAGTTGCCACATCCGGAAACAGGGATGCAAATTTCTACTTCTGTGTTGTAAGAATCAAATGGAGTAATTACATAAAGCATTCAGCAGAGTTCCTGGCCCCCTAGGAAGCATTCATTCTAtattaaagaattttgagcaatgATATTTTAGGAAGGGGTAGCCACACAAAGCTACCCCTTTGCAAGGGGTAGCCACTGCAAAGACTATTCTGGGGATGGTACAGAGCTCACCTCATCAAAGAGTGACCTTCACACAAAAAAACATGGCTTCAGTGACTGGCTGATAGAATTCAAACAAAACCGCAAAACAAATTACAGGGAATGTAGGAGGAAAGAATTGAGAGTCTCACAGTCCAGCATTCAGGGGAGGGGGCTTTAGGCCAAACAAGAATATGCCTCCTTGTAGCCTGGAACTAAATGGGAGTCTGTGCTCAAGATATGAACCGAAGAAGCTGGTGAGAATTAATGAGAATTAATGCTCTTACAAGCATGGAAGTGACTCCAACTCAAACCACAATGGGTTAGAAGTTTTAAGTATCTTTCTGATACCCAGCCTGTTTCAGTGAGGACTTTTCCAGTAGCAAGGAATAAAACTTGAAAACCAATGAAAACTGGTTTACAGACCAAAGGGAGTGATTGACTTGTAAGGCCAACAGTCCAGGGCTGGTTACGGAtggcttcaggcatggctggatccaggagGTCATGCTATGTCATCAAAATTTGTCTCTTTCTCCACATCTTGCCTCTGCCTCCCTGATTAGCTTCATGTTCAGAAGGAGGTTCGCATAACAGGGTTGCAAAGATGGCCACCCACATCCTTATAGTTCATCGAAGATGAACTCCTGCGTTCATATCAACCACAGAGAAGACCTCTGGCCTGGCACAGGTCATACCATATGTCCATCATGGACAAATCACAGTGGCCAAGGAAAGGGACcagacttccctatagctcagatggtaaagaatctgcctgcaatgcaggagacccaggttcaatccctgatcgggaagatcccctgtggaaatggcagtccactccggtattcttgcctggagaatcccatggacagaggagcctggtaggctacagtccatggggtcacaaagagtcagacacgactaagtgactaacacataagGAAAGGGAGTATTTACTGCAGAGACCTAGGGTGTGGTGGGGACATGGCAGGAGGAGACAACCCTAATGAACACATGTACTAAACAGACTGCCGTAGAATCTATATAAAACCTACGTAGAATAGAGTGACTCCTTAAAGAGATGCCAAGTAGATTTTTTCATTACCCTCCAGATTAAgaatgattcattttttaaagacctTGACCAAGGGTCATGGGGGTGGATTACATAGCAATAATCTCAACGACCTGGATTGACTGCATACTTATCTCCAGAACCACTGACCCTTGCCCAACACTATGGAATCTATTAACTCAAGATGAACAAGGCTGCGTAACAGTGGGTCCGTGAGCTGTTTTGGAGCAGAATGTATGAGCTGGTCAACACAGCTTAGTAATAATCGGGTTTATGATTTGCACCTGGTCTGGGTGGTACGGAAGGGGTGGGTTTCAACCTTTAAGGCTGGTCATGTGGCTAGCATGTGCTTACGTGCTCAGCTCACTCTAAGACACTCCCACCATGAGTAGCCTCTGGGTTTCTACACCAGGAGTGGTTGGAGCCTTGTGAATATCCACCATGGAGACTGCAGGAAGGCAGTTCAAGGAATGTAACGACTTCGATGTGGATGGTGCACGGATGCCTCTGTGGTCTCTGCCTCCAGGTGCTCGTGCAGCCAGAACCacgcccccaacacacacacatcccgcCTCCTGCTTCAAGGACCTGTTGACTCTAATGACTAGACTACAGCAAAAGCGGCGGAATGTCTCTTCCAAGATGAGGTTACAGAAAGAGAATGTGttgggggaaagaaagaaggaaggatgaaGGGCTATAGAAACTGCCATGGCACATACATGTTattacacatttgtccaaacccatataTAGTCTAACATCAAGGGCGATTCCTCAACTGTGGACTTAGGTTAATAACAACATATCAACGTGGGCTCATCAATTGTAACACATGTACCAACCCATGAAAGATGTTAACAACTGGGGAGACTCCAGTGACaaggaatccatgtctcctgccaacagccagcaAGAGAACTCAGAAGCAGGTTCTACCCCCATTAAGCCTTGCGGTGACCATGCCCCATTGACACCTTGACCACAGCCTATGAGACCAGAAACCAGATGCATCCAGCTGAGCGAAACCCAGCTTCCCGACCCACAGAATCTGCGAGGTCATGAAGCTGTTTGAAGACACAAAATTGTTACTAATACAGTTGGCCTCTCCCTCACCATTAGCTGTGCTCCTCAGCTAGCTGTTTCTCCTCCCCCTCGACCTGGGGGTGGAAAACCCCAAACCCCACCTTCTCCTAAGGAGCCTTGTGTTATCCGGCTCCACAGACTCCCACTGCCGGTACTCGGGATGCTTAAGTTGATAACTTATCCCAAAGTGATGCTGTGTCCTGCAGGGTTGAGGGGACTTCTGGGTGAGTAGGAAGTGCTAGGGAAGATTAAGCATTTTCTACCTGTTAGGCTCACATACGGAGATGTTGGTAGCTATTTAGATTACATTTTCATGGTCTATGTCTTGCATcctgccccctgctgctgctgctactgttgctgctaagtcgcttcagtcgtgtccgactgtgcgaccccatagatggcagcccaccaggctcccccgtccctgggattctgcaggcaagaatactggagtgggttgccatttccttctccaatgcatgaaagtgaaaagtgaaagtgaagttactcagtcgtgcccgactcttagcgaccccatggactgcagcctaccaggctcctccgtctatgggattttccaggcaagagcactggagtggggtgccattgccttctccgatcctgCCCCCTACCTTGTCAATATAACATCTTAGGTCATTTTCTAGTCTGTAGGTTCTTCTGTCTCATTTGTTCCTCAGTCAAAATGTCCCCTGAGTGGGTGGGAATCACCATCTCCAGGTTACGGTTTAGACTTGAAGAGAAATGACTTAATTCATTTGTAAGAGATGGGCTCCAAGGTCTCCAGTGGTCTTTTTAGAAAATGCTTCTCAAGCCATTGCTCAGTCTGCAATTCTCTGCTAACTGCTGCCAGGATGCTGGGAATACCTGTTTCCATGGATCAGGCTCCTCTTTGCCCTGGTGTGGCATAAGCTTCACACACCCAACCTGACACAATTCCACCTCCATCTGAGATGCGAGGTGTTACAACCCCAATTACACATGGGGAAAGGACACAGACAGGGAAAGTGACCTGCACACAGTCACTCAGGGGAGGAGCTAGGATTTCACACCAAGTCTAGCTGCTTCCAAAGGTCCAGCTCTTAATCACCGTGCTGTGGCGCCTCAGATAGGCTCCCAAAGCCGGGGGAAGCCAAACTACACACCCTCCTGGAGTTTGGCCACCAGGGAAAGAGGCCGATGAAGACAGAACAGGGGCTCATAGGCAGAGCCGGCGGCTGAAGCTGGCTAGGATGTGTATAGATGAAAAGAGGGGTCTTTCCTGGGAACTGTGGCTGGCAGGGAAGCTTCCTGGGGAGAAGGGGACCTGGGGAGGCAGATAGCCCCACCCACTGGGCCCTGGAGGGCCCCAGGTTGATGAGAAAACACATTTTCAGGCCTCCCGGCCCTACTGCGTACTTGTTCATGGCCAAATCTGGTCTTTGACACTCTTGACACACACCACCCCACTTCTGACCGTCCCCGGGAAGGGCTTAGGAAGGGTCCTACCTCCTGCTCCCACCCCAGGCAGGCACGCCGATCTACAGCTACTCACTGCCCACGGCTTGCCATTGACGATGGTGCCAAGGCCTCGAAGCTCGAAACAGTGACCCGGGACCAGCAGCACCTACAGGACCTAGAGGCTGTTGGCAACTCTCGGGCCAAGCCCAGACCTCCCGAATCAGAACCTGCAGCTTCacaagctccccaggtggctcgCATGCACGCTGACGTTTGAGCAGCTCCAGGAGCTTGTTCTCTCTCGTGTCTGCAAATCTTGTGAGGAGTCACCGGCTGGTATTTCATTGTACAGACTATTTATTCAGTGCTTATTTGTGGACAGTTACTTGGTTTCCTGTTTTTCAGCTATTCTGAACAACTCTGCGAGGAACATCCTTAAATGCACATGTTACTGCAAGTGTCTGGTGCTGTGGGTACATTCTTGGAAGTGAACTTACAAGCcaaaagataattaaaacaaGAAACACTGGTATAGCCTTTGAGCCCTGGAaggtactgttctaagcactgtgtgtgtatgaactcatttaatcttcataagcTCTCtacaggcttcccgggtggtgctagtggtaaagagcccgcttgccaatgcaggaggtaagacatgtgggtttgatccctgggttgggaagatcccctgggggagggcatggcaacccactccagttttcttgcctggagaatcccatggatagaggagcctgatggactatagtccatgtaGTCCATAtagtcgtacagagtcagacacaactgaagcaccttagcacacACAGCTCTCTATGAGAAAAGAACTCTTCTCATCCTCATTTCACAGGAAATTTAAGGGACTTGCTAAGGTCACACAGATAATAGATGATGGAGCTGGGATCTGAATCCTAATGGTCTGGTGAAGGCATCCAGGATATGCCACtccaaaatatgccactttggtataaggattattttgagccgAAGGCAACTGAGAATCAACAGATGTAAGAGAAGCTCTTTGCTCTCCCCTATGTGCCTAAAAGCAGGGAGTCGGTTCCTTTTATGAAGGTGGCACAGATTGTCCTCCACCTCCTATTCCGTGATGAGGACAGCAACTCTTGTCACTGGAGACAGAGAGTCACCAAGATGAGTCTGCATAAACAAACCTTGTTAAATAATCCTTATCTGCCACTAATTTCCCCAATTATCTCCTAGTCACTTTCCCATTGTTTATTGGCTCTAGAAACCCAAATTCCCGTTCCTTTTTCTAGTCACTTCTCAATTTATCACCTTTTATTAAAACGGTGTAAGTTCCTGAGTCTAACTTCTTTGGCTTTTCACTTCTGTGAAAGCCCTGTGGatgtaaaaaatattaacatcGATGACATTGTatgcctgggaattccctggtggtccagtggttagggctctgtgcttccaatgcagggtgcatggatttgatccctggttggggaactaagatcctgcatgctgcagggTGCCGCCAAATAAACAAACCACCAACAAAAAAAACATTGCATTCCTTTTCTCCTGAAAATCTGTCTTTTGTCAGTTCAATTTGCAGGCACTGTTCAATGAACCTAAGAGGGCAGAGGAAAAGTTTTTTCCTCCACTTCCCTGGCTTCAGAATCTTTGTGTCCCCTTACCGTATGTTTAAGTGCACGTTTTAAATACCCTCCTTGCTTTTCCCAAGAGTCCAACAGGAAATGGTATTGGAAGAATACGTGGGTCTTTATTTTTATGCCTCTTGTATATGCAGGCCGTGCTAAAGTCCTCTTTGAGCCCTGCCTTTAGGGATCCACTTCCTTATACTAGATACTGTCACACAGGCTTCTTTGCTTTTTGGCCATGCTTGCAAGGAAACTCAAGACTAGGTTTTGTCCTCGATTACAGCAGCTCTTTGTCCTCTGGGTTCTGGTGAAGTCCCTTCTACTgatcccccaccctccccacttcACTATCTGGCCTTTATCCTTTTACCCTAGTTTTAATGCCTGTATCACATAGAGGGTGTCTTTTATTGTAGTCGTCcctatttcattttgaaaataggtggatacaaataaatattgaagAAGTGAATAGAATAACTCACTTAAACGCACTCTTTGGACGCTTACTGCTTTGTAAGAACTTCTCCAGGCTGGCAACGGTGTTGCTAGTGTTCAAAGCATCCTGTTATTGTGCTGCCAGCTTAATTACCTGCCCCAGGGCTTCTGGAGAAAAACAGTAATTTGTAATTTACCAGCAATGGGTTTCACACACCCCGCACCCCTGTGTTCTCATTCTGAAAAAGGAACCAGCAACTGTAAAGAACAGAAACCTCCTGGGAATTCACTAGTggcccagtagttaggactcctgagcttccactgctgggggcctggattctatccctaattggggaactcagatcatgcaaaatgcagggtggagccccccaaaaaagcccCTTCTTATGCTCTGAGGTTGAAAATAGTGTTTacagttttgttgtttagttagtaagtcatgtccgattttttggcaaccgcatggactgtagcccaccgggctcctgtgtccgtgggatttccaaggcaagaatactaaactaggttgccattttcttctccagggatcttcccgactaagagatggagcctgcatctcctgcatggacaAGTGggttatttaccatctgagccaccagggaagcccagtaccaCCATCTAAAAGCAATGGTCCATTCAAACAACCATCTGAAGCTGCTGGTCTCCAAAAACCagtaacactttctctttcaggGAAATaggagtgatttttatttttgctaatatgcatttgctgatttctttaaaaaacaagttttcaTCAGTAGTATCATAGAAACAAAGAtactttttccaattttttggtacggaaaatttcaagtatatacaAAGTATATAGACATAGCATAATGGAACCCCATGTACATAGCAATCACACACTGGGTTCCAAGAAAACTGCAATAACCATATTAAGCCATTGTTCAA
This portion of the Bubalus bubalis isolate 160015118507 breed Murrah chromosome 3, NDDB_SH_1, whole genome shotgun sequence genome encodes:
- the C3H17orf97 gene encoding protein LIAT1, which translates into the protein MDGGCGARASEEDEDEEEREGCMAAASQVSRLPPIAGCTSELTKRKVKKKKKKKKTKRSGKGDDKHQSQGMKTQQLSPTFHDILGPSQDHGPGPEHRQNRDESKLFSYSTTVSLPRFVEREETLSNRVNESLRWDGILADPEAEKERIRIYKLNRRKRYRIWALKGFHSDPGAAETPEDPAYFSDQDSGSSGHLTAEGPSHCSEGNLMSTAIPP